The genomic stretch CAGGTGTCTGGGCCAGCCACAggtgggaggggcctggaggAGAGGACAGCGTGAGGGTGTCCTGCAGGATGCCCAGGGGCAGCGGGGTGTCTGTGAGGGTTTTCGGCAGCGACAGGAGGAGGTGGGATTTGCTTCTTAGATATCAAGGGAGGGGCTGTTGGGAGCCAGTGATGGGGTCTGGGGTCTCCAGGATGGGGAGGGGTCAGTAAGGGCTGTGAGCAGAAGCTGGGTTCGCCGTGTCAAGGGCCATGGTGTCTACAGCCCGCTGGCCCATCCGCCGGCCGTGGTGATTCCTCAGGACGTCTCTGGGAGGGGGTCTTGGGTGGACGTGACTACAGCCCCCCGCAGCCCTTTGGCACTCAAccacctccctgccctggctGTGTGTCACCAGTTCCGTGGAAGGGTCTTGTGGGGACCCTGCCAGTGTACACGGGggacatcagtttcctcatctggaaaatgggctcAGCCCAGAGATGTGTTCGCTGGCCTTCTGGGCCCAGGGAAGGGATGCCGGAAGAGACCCATAGGAGCCTGGGGGTGTCTGGGGTGCCATGGGCTGGGTGCTCAGAATGAGGCATTGAGCCCCCTCCTGGGGAGTGTTTCTGAGCTCAGGCACTGCTCTGAGGTCTCCCTGGGGTGGCCTTACTCTTCTCATGACCCTTGCGGGAGGGCAGTTCACCctgttttgcagatggggaaattgagtcTGAGCAAGGTGAGGCCCAGGTCTAGGACTCAAGTCAGACCCGGTGGAGAGGGCCTGAggtttgggggctgggggcttcccggcaggggcaggggcaccttCCCACCACAGCATCCTGTCCGGGACGTGGGGCTCCCGGCCGGCCCCCCAGGGAAGGCATTCCCCTCTTCTGGGCAGGTAGTGGGCAgggctcctccccctcctctcaccACGATTATTCCTCTGGCCCTGTGTTTGGCCGGCCACACACTGATGCTGTGGCTCCCTGCCTCTGACGGGTGTGAGCTCGGCTCGCTGCCTGGAAATACAGAGTGTGAGGCCGCAGGGCTGGGGCACGGAGCCAGGACCGCACTTAAAGCCCCCCACTCTGAGTCTCTCGGAGACCCGCagacccccaccccacagtgTGCTCGCTGGGTGGGCTCTAAATCCTGTCTCCTGTCTGCGGGTCGGtgccgcccctcccccttccctgacggccccctctctctgtcccctttatGGCTCTGAGCACCTTAGGGAGAATCACTTCTCTCCTTTCAGCTGTGTGACCCATCCCCTGGGTGGAGAAACCCAGGATGGGCATCCTGGCCACCCCCACGGGAACCGGCAGCAGCACAGGATGTGAGTGACAGAGGGGCCCTCCCCCAACCCGTGCACACAGGGCGAAGCAGTTCCTGAGATGGCAGTGCCGTCTGGGTACTTCCAGATGGGTCACAGGCCCAGAGCAGCAGGTGCgggtggcgggggcagggggggttgCCGCAGAGCCCGAGGGGTCTGGGCTGGGCCGGGCCCTGGCTGCCAGGCGGTGACATTCAGCGGTGACACTGGCTGGAGGCTCTCTCCCCTTGTCTTAAATATCACAGACGCACCTGCAGAGCCGAATGGATTTATTACCACACCTCCCAGCCTGACCCTGCCCTTGACACTTCACCAGGCTGCTTCATCACCTCTGCTGCTGCTCTGGTCTGTCCCTCAGGGCTCCTGACCTTCTTGAGAAAGTTCTAGGTGTGCAGGCCAGGCGCTTGGTGCGGGTGCTGTGAGCGCTCCCGGCCTCTCCCCCTggccagcctcctccccaggcaGGTCACACGGGGCAGCACCGAAAGAGGCTGCTTAGCGGCCCCGGCCCCAGAAGCAGAAGTGGCGGCTCTAAATTGAGGACTAGGAAGTGTTGGCTCCCTGGTGACCCCGGGGGAGGGGCCACGTGGCCGGCCTGTGGCTGCCGTGCTCCCTCTACCCGGTTCCAGAATGCCCCGCCCGCCTCCTGGCCGGGATGACAGCCGGTGTCCTTGTCCACGGGTCCTGGTGGGGGCGCTGGCTGTAGCCCGGTGGCTGAGACAGCCTTTCCGTCGCTCCTGCCTTGGCGCCTGTCGAGGCCAAGTGTGGCGGTCAGTTAAGAGCCCAGAGTCTGCAGTGTTCAGTCCCAGGTCAGTGAGCGGAAGCGGGCAGTGTCCACCTCGGGGGCACAGGGTGGGTCCCCTGCCCTCCAAGCCGGGGCtctgcgcgcacacacacacaccccacccgcCCCGGTACGCCAGTCTTTTCCATCTTGACCAAGCTAAGGGGCCAAAACAATACCTCGCATTTCAAATTTGCACTTCTCTGATTGACACAAGTATTTTCCTGGAATTTTTAGgagctttattgagatgtcattcacccatttaaagtgtgcaTTTAACGTGTGCAGCTCAGTGGCTTATAGTACGTTTTCAGATAGGGACAGCCATCACCACAGTcctttttagaacatttcatcacccggGAGAGAAGCCGTGCGCCCTCCAgcagtctccccccccccccccccccccccccccccgcccatggcTAATCTACTTTCCGTCTGTGAGGATTTGCTTGCCTCTTCCAGACATTTCCTATAAACAGAGTCTGACAACTTGAGGTTTTGTGACTGGTTCGGCCACACTGTGGCCTGTGTCGCTGCCCCTCTCCTTTTTGTCGTCTGGTGCTGTTCCAGCGGGGCTTGTAccattttctatttatctgtcCACTCATCCGTGTGGACGTTGGGGTGGTTTCCACCGTTTGGCTCTCGTGAGTGAcgctgttgtgtgtgtgtgcgcaagtctgtgtgtgggtgtgttttcaTCTCAGTTGTGTTGCTTTGCGGGGCGGTGCTGCACCGCGTGGTAACGCCCCATGTGACCGTCAGGAAGGGGGCTTCACGTGTTGTGTTCCCACCTGCAGGGCACGGGCTCCAGGTTCTCCACCCCCTGGGGACACCTGGTCCTTTTCAGGGACAGGTGCTTGCTGGACTTGAAGCAGGGACTCCCTggtgatttgatttgcatttgcctgaaggaaggacgttgagcatcttttcatgtgctaacGGGGGCCACTGGTATGTCTGTCGAGAAATGTCTGTCCAGAtactttacccatttttaaatttggttatttgtcttttatgaTGGAGTGAGTAtaacggggcatctgggtgcttcagttggttgaacggccgactcttgatttcggctcaggtcatgatcccaggctggtggctcgagccccgccttgggctctgcactgaacgaggggcctgcttaagagtctctctctctccctctgcccctccccactctcgcgcgcactctttctctctctcaaataaaatttttttcatttataattcacCATAATAACTTCCGCACTCTAaacacaagtcctttatcagatatacagttgacaaatattttctcacactcTGTAGCTTGTCTTCTTACTTTCTTGATCATGGCCTTTGAAGcacaaagatttttaatttcagtcaagtcccatttatctattttttgcttttgtcgtTAGTCTTTTGGTGTCGAATCAAGGTCAGGAAGATTTATCCCTCTGCTTTCGTCTGAGAGTTCTGCAgatttagctcttacatttaggtctgggATTCACTTGAAGTTCGTTTTTGTGCCTGCTGCGGGGAGAGGGCCAGTGCTGCTTTGCCTGTGGATGTTGTTGCCCAGCACTAGCTGCTGGAACGCCGTTCTCTTCCCGCCGGACGGTCCTCGTGCCCTCATCAAAGCTCACCTGACTTTAAGAGTTCATTTCTGCACTGTCGCTTCTGCTCCATTGGCTCCGGGTCTGTCCCTTTCTCACCGTAGCTTTGCGGAAAGTTTTGAAACAAGAAAGCGTGAGTCCTCCAACTCTGATGTTTTTCGAGATAGTTTTTGTTGGAACTATCCTAGGTTTTCTGCATTTCCTTAAGAATTTTAGGACCCTCCTGTCAGTTTCTGGAAAGGCAGCAGCTGGGACTCTGGGAGGGGCTGTGGTGTGTCTGCAGAGGAGCCGAGGCTAGTGTGGCGGTCAGTCTCCGGCCCGCGGGCACGTGCGACTTCACCTCCGGGCAGGACCTTTATTTCCGCCCGCAGTGTCTTGTAGTTTTCGGGGTTTAAGTTTTACTCTTCTTTTGTTCACTTTATTCCTAAGCGATGTATTCCTTTGGACGCtcttgtaaatggaattgctttctttATTCCACTTTGTTCCCTGCCACTGTGCTGAAATATGATGGATTTTCGGGTGTTGGGCTTGCATCCTGCAGCCTTGCTGGACTTACTAGTTTCTGTAGGTTTTTTAGTAGATGCCTGCGGATTTTTGGATTCGAGATGGTGTCAAATGGAGGTTTGCTCCTTTTCTGAtgtgaatgctttttatttaatttttttttaaactaattgcCCTTCCCCTGGTTTTTGAgacattggtttttcttttctgatttacctgttcttttcttttgtgattgTTGACACCGTCTTAGTAATTTGGTAGTGCGGTCTATCAGGGAAAGACCCGCTCTGGGACAGGTACCCACACCCCCTGCTCTGCTGCTGACTTAGTCCCGGGCCCCTCCCCTGTGGAACCTTGGTTTCCTCGCGGCAAAATGGAGACGATGATTCTTCTCCGCTGTCCTCTGAGACGGTTAGGAGTGCTGCACGAGGCTAGGAATGAGGGTGCTTCTTGGCCAGAACATTCTATCAGAGCTGCATTGCTGGTGGGGGTAGTGATGCTGGTGTCGGACACCTGCACACGGGGGCCCACATCCTCCCAGCCGCAGGAGAGACGGGGACAGCTGCGGCCAGTTCCCGCGGTGTGTCACCCAGccttgctgtgcctcagtttccccatctgtaaggtAGTGATGGACTGCCCTGCTCACAGGGCTGTAGCCAAGCACCCAGTAGGTTCCCAGTGTTAGCTGATCCAGGAGTCAGCACCCCACCCCTTGCACAAAGCATGAGGGCCCCCGGCTCACATTCTGCCCCACATTTTGGCCcgtgagcccccctccccccagttctCGGTGAGGCAGAACAAGGGGTAGACTAGTGCAGCGTGGCAGAGCACAGCCAAATGCTGTCACTCACAGTCACTGCCCATGGTGAGGCCTGGGGCAGCCACGGCTCCTACTGTTTTCCTGACAGCACGAAGCGGGGCCGATGCTCAGGCTGCTGCCCCCTTAACAACCTCGCCCTGAGTGGGGCAAGGCCAGCACAGCTGGACAAGGGGTGGCTTGACCTCCccctgccttggtttcccctcTGGACAGGTTGGATGTGCCAGGCATGTGCGTGTGTGGCTGTCCCGAGTGACAGCCGCTGTCCTGGGCGGTCCTGGGTGTGCTCTCCTCCCGCAGCCTATGTGGAATGGGGTGCCATGGTGGCACGCATGGAGCCCCCGTGGCTGTTTCCAGGTGGGCGTGGCCTTGGGGGGCACTCTAGCCCCCTGGGGGTGTCCTGGGTACAGATTTTAAAAGCAGAGCCCGCAGGGTTTGCTGGCGAGTCGGCTGTGGATCAAGAAGTGTCCACGTGTCAGGGCTGGAGCACGGAAGGAGCCGGCCTGGTGCTGCCGTCCGAGTGAACACAGCAAAGGCCACGTGTCGCGCAGCCTGGCGAGTGCAGGAGCTTGGCTGGGTCACAGCGTGCCAGGCTGACGGCAGAATGTCATGGCTGGTGCCTTCCCTGGGCATTGTGCTGAGCAggggagccagacacagggcacGTGGCTGCGTGCATATGtccgtgtgcacacacacgtgttcAGAAGGTAGCCTGGTGCCATCTTGCTGGTTCCGAATCCCTGCCCTGCAACACAGGAGCTGTGTAGCCTCGGGAAGTGACTTAGCCaccctgtgcctcggtttcctaaCCTGCCAAGTGGGGAGAATGGTGGCTCCCCAGGAAGGCACTGTCCAGGTTGACGTGTTAGTGCACGTAAGGCGTGCGTTCAGCATCCGGCACTCCGTAGGCTCCCTGTAAGCGCCAGCTGTTGTCATTGTGGCGGTCTCATGACGGTGCTGTGATTGCCACTCCATTCATACCGTCTCTGTACGTCCTTATGGAAGGACGGCTGGCTGGCATTTGTCACCAGGCTATGCCTTGCTTGGCCGCACGGGTCCACGGCCAGGCACATTGGTGGTTTCTGTACACGTGGGGGTGAACATCCTGGTGTAGAAATCCTGGCTGCAGATTTGTAATTCTTTCCTTTGGCTAAATTCTCGGATGATCCACGACACAAAGCTCTTCACACGTTTTCCCATCCAGAAAGGTTTGGATCCACCCAGAGCGGGCGTTCCCAGGCCTCTTGAACTTGGCACATGGTCTTTTTTCTCTTACAATTGGCCAGCTCGAGGGGTGAGAGACGAGGTCTCTGAATCTGCACATCCTCAGCTACCGTGAGGAAACAGATTCTTGCCTCTCGGCTCCTTGTGTTTTTTCTGTGAAGTGCGTGTTCCCACGTTAGCTGTTGCTTTTTATTTGGGGTCAGCTTTTGTGGATGAGCACGAAGATACCAACCAGCAAGGGGGTGGAACCTTCGTCCTGCGCTCTCCAGATCTCTTCCTGGTTGTTTCACCTGAGCTTGTTTGTGTCTTAGTTATTGGAGGAACGAAAGTTCTCCTTTCTTACTTTTCACGCACACTGCccgtctctcccttcccctgtttTTTCCTTGCTTCTGCCTTTGGGTCTACGCTTAGATACTAATTGTGTGCAGTTGGCACTTGACCAACACAGGAGTTAGGGGTCCTGACCCCCATGCAGTTGATATTTGGATACAACTTCTGACTCCCCGAAAACTTAACCACTAATGGCTACTGTTGGCCGGAAGCCTTACTGATCACATCAAGAGCTGGTTCACACCTATCTCGCATGTTAGATGGGTTATGTACCATATGATTACAgtaaagtaaactagagaaaagaaacgTCATTAAGAAAGTCGTAAGTAAGAGAAAATCCATTTACAGCCCTGTCCTGTAAAAAGTCCACACTTAAGTGTACCCGAGCAGTTCAAAAccgtgttgttcaagagtcaccTGTGTTTGCTTTTCTTGTCTTCTGACACAGATTCGTTTTTTCAACACTGTGGTCTTTGGAACCTCTAAGGTTCACTTAATGTTGGGATCTGCTCCACGTTGGCCCCCAGGCCACCGGCCGAGTGGCTGCCACGCCAGATGGCCTGGGCCGTGGCACCTTACCCAGGGCGTCGTGTGGCTGTTGGAGCACTAGCGCCCTTCCCCGCCGgggctcctccccaccctctgctgTCCAGGGTAGGGTCCTCATCTCTGCTCTCTTCTTCCCTAGGCACGTGCACACGGGTGCAGCCACCCCCGCGGGGCACCCTTCAAGTCCTTCGTGGCGACGGCACTTCTGTGGGGACTGTCCTCGTGTTCCACTGCCCCTCAGGCCACCAGATGGTTGGGTCCGGCCTCCTCACCTGTGCTTGGAAGGGGAGCATCGCCGAGTGGTCTTCAGTGAGCCCCGTGTGCAAGTGTGAGGCCCGCTTCCCCTGAGCacctgcaggggggtggggggcggctggTCCCGTCATGTGGGGCGTGAGCGTCCACGGAGGGGATGCGGTGGGTACAAGTCCCCGCTAGGCCTCTGTAGGGTCCCGACCCCGCTGCGGGCAGCTGGACAGCCCCCACTGGGCCCTATGTCTGCACATGGACTCCAGGCCCAGCAGCCTCAACCCTCGCTCTGCCACTGACTTGGCCTGTCAGCACCGAGAGCTTGTTTGAGCTGTTCTCTGTCATCTTTTAAGCGGGCAGCTctgtctgttcattcattcattctttgatgCACCCACGCAGCAGACCTTCATAGGATATTGTGTGTGCTATGGATTCTAGAACTGGGGACACTGAGGGCCAGGATGCTCGCAGCCCCGGGCTCCCCGTCAGGGGACGAGATGGCTTTCTAGCTTTCAAGTCGTATTTGTTGTACAGGGTGGTGAAGGGTTTTCCAGAGGGAGGTCACTGTATCGTGTTGACGTGTGTCGGGCATCAAAGAGGGCTTCGTAGCCAACACGGTTTGGAACATGCTGGATTAATAGGCTACAGCACTTCTCAGAGCCTTTCAAATGCTCGTGTGCTGGATCAGTCTCTGAGAAGGAGGGCGCCCATCTGGATTAGGCTCCAAGATAACAGGGATTCACTGACAAGGAGCTTTCTCTCTGAGGGCCCATAGCCCTCAGGATGGGCATCTCATACGGCACTCCCTGTGGAGGGGGGACCCAGGCTGCGCTGGCCCCTCGCCCTGGGGTGGGACTCAAGACAATGAATGGCACCTGTGTTCTGGGTGCTTGTCGTGGCCGGGCAGGAAAGGAAGGCCCTAAGAAGTGCCCCACAccattcccctcacccccacgGGCCAGAAGACGGATATACAGCTGCAGGGGCAGCCGGGAGAGCTCTTGGGTCTGGGTGGCCTGTGTTCAgctggggcaggggatggggatgGAGGTGGGGCGTGAGCAGTGTCACCGCAGGGCAGGGTGTGCAGTGTTGCTCAGACTAGGACCCTGGGCCTTGTCTTCCCAGGATGCCCGTTAGAAGCCGGTAGAACACTGCTCGACCCATAGCTGAGGTCACACGGCTGTTAAGCAGCAAAGGCCCTTTGGCCTCAGACACAGGCATTCTTCTTGCTTTTGGGCCTCCTGGAAAGTGAACTGAGAAGGCACGTGGGCCCCTGAAGGGTTTACCAGCTTGGAGCACGTGGAAGCAGGCCACTGCTGGCATGTGGCTGCCATGGAACCAGGGGGCTATCACTGAACTCCTTTCAGAGCTTTTCTGGGTGTGCTGCTGTGAACTCCTACACACCCTCCGAAACCCTGCCCAAGCACCCCCCCCCTTTAGGGGACAGTGTTCCCTGACAGCCCCAGCCACCAGCAcctacctccctgcctcccccacggAACGGGGTTGCTGAGAGCCTCGCGAGCCCTGTGCAGGAGGTGGCCTTGTCTCCCTCAGCCGTGCCGCCGTATGAGACCTTCGGCTTCAAGGTGGCCGTGATCGCCTCCATCGTCAGCTGCGCTATCATCCTACTCATGTCCATGGCCTTCCTCACCTCCTGCCTCATGAGGTGCATGAAGAGGAGTGAGCAGCCATCCGACAGGTACGCTGGCCCCAGCGGCCTCCAGCCCTCCCTGCCGCCCGAGCCTGAGGGCAGAGGGCGCTCCATGGGCACTTGCCATCCGTGCCCTGGGCCTCCGGCGGGTGTCCGGGGGCGCTGGGGCTGCCCTGGCTCCTCAGGGAGCCCGGCTACCGAGTGCTGCCCCACAGCAGCCTGCGACTCACAGAGCCTCGCGGCTCTGGAAGGTCTTTCCTAACCAGGCCGCACACATGGGTCTGGTCTGGGCCTCCTTCAGTCTGGGTCCGCTCGCGGCCCGGGCTCCGCGGTGCTGGGTGAGCAGGGTGACGAGCCAGAGTCCAGCTCATCAACCGCCTTGCAGAGGATTTGGCATCCTGAATGTCCTTCCCCCGTCTCTCCCCAGGGCAACCCAGCTGTGGCTCCAGCTGAGAGCCGGGGACTTGGATACGGTGCAGGCCTCCTACCTCGGCCTCAAGGGCCCGAACAATGGCGGCGGTGGTGGCAGGGACCCTGGGGTCCGCCCTGGCCAGGCGCACGACAACTACAGCTTCACCACGTGGGCACGGGCACGGCGAGGGGGGCATTGGGCGTGAGGGTGGGGGGCCCAGCTTGGTCAGGACGCCCGTCATCCCACACGCTGCCCAGCCTTACCTGGGCCTCAACTCCCACCACCCAATGCCTTTATCCTGGGAACTCAGACCTGCAGAGACAGGAGGTCCCCTCCCGGGGGACGCAGCAGGGCTCTGGGTCTTATCTTCTTGCACGGGCACACAGACATTCTGAACCGTTTACAGGGACATTCTCTTATGTCCCTTCCTCTGACTCCCGGAGTCTGGTCAAGACTGCACGTGGGCTGCAGATACAACAGCTCCCGGTGTTTCTAGCTTTCAGCATGTGCCCTCTGACCCCAGCGCTGGGGCTCCGGGCGCCTTCAGTGGGGCCGGCTGTTTTTGGCAGCTTTGTCTCTTGCGGGTTCTGGGCCGCCAGGCTTCTGCATGGCCACACTCAGGCTGCATCTCCCGGATGTGCCCCCTGGTGGCGCTGCTGTGGGTCACAGACGCAGGTCAGGCCGGCGCCCCGTGGTCACATGCTCTGGGGCCTCTCGGTTGAGGCGTCCACGTCACGTGATGAAGAGGGGACTCTGCAAGGGGCCATACTGCTCCCCCCACGGCCCTGACCTGTGGCCTGGGAGTTACACACATGGTGATTCTCTAATTGTGCCGCGACTCTGTCCTTCCTGTTGTGAGGAATGAGGATGAGCTCTGGCTGTTTACTcactttctttttggttttgctgtTTGCACGTCACTCTGAACTCTTTCCTGAACTTTATTTCGGGGAGATGTCAGGAGCACACAGAAGCAGACGGAACGTGTAATGGGCCCCCTGTCATGCTCACGGTCACTGTCCCCGACCTCATCCGGGTGCACGTTTCCACAGGCTCCGGTCCTTTCCGTCCACCTGTCCCCGTCCGGTGGCCTTGCTGCATGGCGGCTGCCGCGGCCTCAGGGTCCTCCGTCAAACGGCCAGGGTCTTAGCAGTGCCTGGGCCGGCCGGACAGGGCTCGGGGAGTGCCGGCCGTCACCGTTCATCCTGCTCTTGTCTTGAGGCGCGGCTGTGGTGCGGCGGTCTGGCCCCGTGTCTGCTTGCGACGTCCCGGGCCCGGCGATGGCTGGAGTGTGGAGTCTGGCCCACGGGGAGGCACTgatttcctgtctccctccctggagCTCCAGATGCACCTTAGACACACACTAGGCGCACGTCACGGTGGCGTGGCGGAAATGCTGCCTCGCCCCCTTTCCATCCGTGCACCACGTGGTCTGCGGTCCCCAGAGCGTCGCCCAGATGCTGCAGCCATTGCACTCGGGTTGGGGTGAATGTCTGCACTTACTCAGAGTGGTTTTCCTTTCTCAAGATGACATCTGGGACCACCCAAGAATGGACTGTTGAGGTCAACAGTCCGGATGTTTTTACTTCCACGTTCTTTCCCCAGGAGCCCAGCACAAGTTATCTGAGCCGTTTTCACAACAGCTGCACCGTCACCGGGTGTCAGGACTGGTCTCCCGCTCACTCCCTTAGCAGGCGCCAGCTTCATGCTCGTCGGCGGCTCCTCGGTTAACGCCGAGGTGTTCCCCACACCATCGCTGTCAGTTGTGTTGTTGGCTTTAGTCCTTCGGGGTTACTCTGCGCGTCGCCTGCTGGTGACGGCTGTTCTGGGAGCTCTGTGGGTCCTTGGGACAGAAGCGTAGCCACGGCCGCAAGTGCCTGCCTTTTTGCTCCGGCTGTGCTGTGGGGTCTCGGCTGATGTATTCTCTTCGCGGACGGTCAGCCGCCCCCCCGACCCCCGGCAGGTCTCAGAGCTTTTCCATTGCCCCCTACCCGGTGGCACCTTCCCTTCCCATTACAGACTGTGACACACCGTGCTGTGTCTTAGCTGGGGA from Panthera uncia isolate 11264 chromosome D4, Puncia_PCG_1.0, whole genome shotgun sequence encodes the following:
- the SUSD3 gene encoding sushi domain-containing protein 3 isoform X2, whose product is MGILATPTGTGSSTGCTCTRVQPPPRGTLQVLRGDGTSVGTVLVFHCPSGHQMVGSGLLTCAWKGSIAEWSSVSPVCKSVPPYETFGFKVAVIASIVSCAIILLMSMAFLTSCLMRCMKRSEQPSDRATQLWLQLRAGDLDTVQASYLGLKGPNNGGGGGRDPGVRPGQAHDNYSFTTDLGEGTREMAGMARGVDKDPWTTRPAGSPRAQVMVHTADPGHTLPASWPAAGMSRQHAAYVPG
- the SUSD3 gene encoding sushi domain-containing protein 3 isoform X1; this encodes MHGAASTPRRRARPGGRAVDAEPAPGNGTGTCTRVQPPPRGTLQVLRGDGTSVGTVLVFHCPSGHQMVGSGLLTCAWKGSIAEWSSVSPVCKSVPPYETFGFKVAVIASIVSCAIILLMSMAFLTSCLMRCMKRSEQPSDRATQLWLQLRAGDLDTVQASYLGLKGPNNGGGGGRDPGVRPGQAHDNYSFTTDLGEGTREMAGMARGVDKDPWTTRPAGSPRAQVMVHTADPGHTLPASWPAAGMSRQHAAYVPG